GCGGATCGGGGCTGGGCGCCGAGACCGTCAAGTTCACGACCTCGCGTGACGGCGGCGCGACGTGGGGCCCGCGCCGCAGCATCCAGAGCCCGGGCGACCGCGGGTACTACTCGGCGGCCGCGATCTCGCCGGACGCCAGGGACGCGTACGTCGTCTACAACGCGTTCACCGCACCGTTCACGACGTCCGCCGAGGGGCCGGAGAACGCGCACCCGTCGGTCGGCGTGATGTTGCACGCCAACATCGGGCCGCTCGGCGTCGTCGGCCCGTTCTCGGTGGCCAACCGCGGCGCCTCAGGCGACGCGCGGGGGAGCAGCGCCAACAACCTCGCCTCCGAGTTCGTTGGCGACTACGTGTACGCCGACGCGACCCGGACCTACGGGATCGGGCTGTGGAACGACGTTCGCAACGCGGCCGACTGCCCGGCGGTCGACGAGTACCGCCAGGAACTGCACGAGGAGGCGGTGTCGATCGGTGGCCCGACCTCCGAGTCGCCGGAGCCGCCGACCGAGCTGCCGAACGACAGCGGTGATGACGACGAGGACGAGGGTTCGCCGGCACCGCAGCAGGACTGCCCGGCCAACTTCGGCAACGCCGACATCTACGCCTCGACGGTGTTCGCGCCGTAGCGGCTGTCTCGGTCGCTTGCGAGCGTCCGCCAGCGCAGTGCCGCGAGTGCGGCACTGCCGGCGGCGCCGCAGGCGCTGACCAGGAACGCCGTGCGCCAGCCGGGGCCCTCGACGAGGGCTCCGGCGACCGTGTTGCCGATCGCCAGGCCGACGACCAGCGCGGTCACCGGCCAGGTGTAGGCCTCGGTCTCGGCGCCCGCGGGCGCGACCTCGCCGGCGATCTGGTTCCCGGCCGTCAGCGTCGGCGCGATGCAGCAGCCGGCGAGGATCGCCAGCGGGATCATCACCGGGATCGTCGGTGCGAGCGCCAGCGGCAGGTAGCCGAGCGGCAGCAGCATCGCCAGCCGCGCGTAGCGTCGCCCGGGCGCGCCGCGCCAGGACCGCGCGCCGTAGGCGAGCCCGCCGATCGCGCTGCCGAACGACCACGTCGCGACCAGGACGCCCGCCAGCGGCCTGTGCCCTTGGGCCTCGGCGAACGCCGGCAGCGTCACCTCCATCGCGCCGAAGCAGAAGCCCATCGGCAGCGTGACGAGCACGAGCGTCCGGATCCCCGGCGAGCGCAGCGCGCCCATCGGCCCGTGGTGCTCGGCGGCGTCGCTGATGCGCCACGCCCGGACCGGCGGCTGCGCCAGGAACCCGGCGAGCCCCGCGCACAGCAGGATCGGCGACAGCACCAGCGCGACCGCCGGATCCCACACCGCCGCCAGCAGCGCGGTCAGCAGCGGGCCGGTCACGAAGATCAGCTCGATCAGGACGCCCTCGAGAGCGAGCGCGGTCCCGAGCAGCCCGGGGTCCTCGTGCTCGAGGATCCGCGGCCACAGCGAGCGCGAGATCGAGCCGAGCGGTGGGATGAACGCGCCCGCGAGCGCGGCCAACACCACCAACAACCCGACCGGCGCGCCCTCGATCCCGCAGACGACGAGCGCCAGCATCGAG
The sequence above is a segment of the Conexibacter woesei Iso977N genome. Coding sequences within it:
- a CDS encoding MFS transporter, whose amino-acid sequence is MLAAELPARLPVGINGIALVLFMRQHSGSYAEAGAVAAAFGFAVGISAPLIGRMIDRRGLVPVVVPFTVLHAISMLALVVCGIEGAPVGLLVVLAALAGAFIPPLGSISRSLWPRILEHEDPGLLGTALALEGVLIELIFVTGPLLTALLAAVWDPAVALVLSPILLCAGLAGFLAQPPVRAWRISDAAEHHGPMGALRSPGIRTLVLVTLPMGFCFGAMEVTLPAFAEAQGHRPLAGVLVATWSFGSAIGGLAYGARSWRGAPGRRYARLAMLLPLGYLPLALAPTIPVMIPLAILAGCCIAPTLTAGNQIAGEVAPAGAETEAYTWPVTALVVGLAIGNTVAGALVEGPGWRTAFLVSACGAAGSAALAALRWRTLASDRDSRYGANTVEA